In Agromyces archimandritae, one genomic interval encodes:
- a CDS encoding ABC transporter permease produces MNTLARLATRLVSTVVEALEELRIHRGRVLLSLVGVAVAVCALATVVGAAAIAEQGGRETQERAGGRPATIQFSVGTPDGALDTASFDAAWATVLDRYEVDYSSRNVGGTVRTQFADGVVAVPVQAVDADYGVIHRLQLQEGRWFVDRDADRLAPAIVVNSIFWDRMGRPPLATHPTVELATAPRATAVVIGVQPPQQWEEEPSAIMLYDAYAAVAPPAGPASDMMGFGTPSYEAWVGEEIADPFMQRVSEDLQAETAGGVTVDGYRTDYAAWGEDPYLMLKLLVGGVAAVILLLGALGLLNIALVTVRTRIREIGVRRSFGATGGRVFFSVLMESVVGTFLAGVVGVGVSILLVKSPLMDLVLGGTVEDLPGFPVEAAVLGIGSAVAVGALAGLLPALAAVRVKVIDAIRF; encoded by the coding sequence GTGAACACGCTCGCGCGCCTCGCGACCCGTCTCGTCAGCACCGTCGTCGAGGCACTGGAGGAGCTGCGCATCCACCGCGGTCGCGTGCTGCTCTCGCTCGTCGGCGTCGCCGTGGCCGTCTGCGCCCTGGCGACCGTGGTCGGCGCCGCCGCGATCGCGGAGCAGGGCGGCCGCGAGACGCAGGAACGCGCCGGCGGCCGGCCGGCGACGATCCAGTTCAGCGTCGGAACGCCGGACGGCGCGCTCGACACCGCCTCGTTCGACGCCGCATGGGCGACGGTGCTCGACCGCTACGAGGTCGACTACTCCAGCCGGAACGTCGGCGGCACGGTGCGCACCCAGTTCGCCGACGGGGTCGTCGCCGTGCCGGTGCAGGCCGTCGACGCCGACTACGGGGTCATCCACCGTCTGCAGCTGCAGGAAGGCCGCTGGTTCGTCGACCGGGACGCGGACCGCCTCGCGCCGGCGATCGTCGTGAACTCGATCTTCTGGGACCGCATGGGCCGGCCGCCGCTCGCGACGCATCCCACGGTGGAACTGGCGACCGCACCGCGCGCGACGGCCGTCGTGATCGGCGTCCAGCCGCCGCAGCAGTGGGAGGAGGAACCGTCGGCGATCATGCTCTACGACGCATATGCGGCCGTCGCACCGCCCGCCGGGCCCGCCTCCGACATGATGGGCTTCGGCACCCCGAGCTACGAGGCGTGGGTGGGCGAGGAGATCGCCGACCCGTTCATGCAGCGCGTGAGCGAGGATCTGCAGGCCGAGACGGCCGGGGGAGTCACCGTCGACGGGTACCGCACGGATTACGCGGCGTGGGGCGAGGACCCGTATCTCATGCTGAAGCTCCTCGTCGGCGGCGTCGCCGCGGTCATCCTCCTGCTCGGCGCCCTCGGCCTGCTGAACATCGCCCTGGTCACCGTCCGCACCCGCATCCGCGAGATCGGGGTGCGACGCAGTTTCGGCGCGACCGGCGGGAGGGTGTTCTTCTCGGTGCTCATGGAGAGCGTCGTCGGCACCTTCCTCGCCGGCGTCGTCGGCGTCGGGGTGTCGATCCTGCTCGTGAAGAGCCCGCTCATGGACCTGGTCCTCGGCGGCACCGTCGAGGACCTGCCGGGCTTCCCCGTCGAGGCCGCCGTGCTCGGCATCGGCTCCGCGGTCGCCGTCGGGGCCCTGGCCGGGCTGCTGCCGGCGCTCGCCGCAGTGCGGGTCAAGGTGATCGACGCGATCCGCTTCTGA
- a CDS encoding ABC transporter ATP-binding protein: MLVEARGVGRTVELPGGEPLTILSDVDLTVAEHDLVSIVGRSGSGKSTLLNLLGLLDAPTHGELRLFGEDTARLGGRARDRLRGSAIGFVFQQFNLLPGRTALENVQTPLLYADGREFWQRERLAREMLERVGLGERLKTRPERLSGGEQQRVAIARALIRRPRLILADEPTGALDLETGASVMSLIEEVAAETGAALVTITHDPAIAARSKRHFRLEAGRLLPAEHAAGPDAAAGADAGARPDPAGRPLHVGVPASAAEEVVV; this comes from the coding sequence ATGCTCGTCGAGGCGAGGGGCGTCGGCCGCACGGTCGAGTTGCCGGGCGGGGAGCCGTTGACGATCCTCTCGGACGTGGATCTGACGGTCGCCGAACACGACCTGGTCTCGATCGTTGGGCGGTCGGGGTCCGGCAAGTCGACCCTGTTGAACCTGCTGGGGCTGCTCGATGCGCCGACGCACGGAGAGCTCCGGCTCTTCGGCGAGGACACGGCCCGGCTCGGCGGGCGGGCCCGCGACCGGCTGCGGGGCAGCGCGATCGGCTTCGTGTTCCAGCAGTTCAATCTGCTGCCCGGGCGCACGGCGCTCGAGAACGTGCAGACGCCGCTGCTGTATGCCGACGGCCGGGAGTTCTGGCAGCGGGAGCGCCTCGCTCGGGAGATGCTCGAGCGCGTCGGGCTCGGCGAACGTCTCAAGACCAGGCCCGAGCGGCTCTCCGGCGGCGAGCAGCAGCGCGTGGCGATCGCCCGTGCCCTCATCCGCCGCCCGCGGCTGATCCTCGCCGACGAGCCGACGGGCGCCCTCGATCTCGAGACGGGTGCGAGCGTCATGTCGCTGATCGAAGAGGTCGCCGCCGAGACGGGGGCGGCGCTCGTCACGATCACCCACGACCCGGCGATCGCGGCTCGATCGAAGCGGCACTTCCGGCTCGAGGCGGGCCGGCTGCTGCCGGCCGAGCATGCGGCGGGGCCGGATGCGGCGGCGGGTGCGGATGCCGGGGCGCGCCCCGATCCGGCCGGTCGCCCGCTGCACGTCGGCGTCCCGGCATCGGCCGCCGAGGAGGTGGTCGTGTGA
- a CDS encoding efflux RND transporter periplasmic adaptor subunit — MWRKWIFPTLKTVLAVVIAVALVKLAFFPDQPAVEASITPGGTVSEPEFVVAEGSIVNDVVLTGTVNADAAVAVKAAGTGVVDEVFIAQGSQVAAGDKIYDIKVEDPVEEAVVAPVQPGPDGQLPAVQAPAGPSYHFEPVLAPAAGVLTALDVIPGQPVSTGEVSGQVAPPSFNVSASLSPEQQYRLTDRPGEANVVIAGGPAPFTCTDLAISTPLAGQGGGAGSADGAAEAGGGTTVSCRVPAEVQVFAGLSAQVTIAAGRAEGVLVVPTTAVEGGAESGVVWLVDAAGGEPVEQPVKLGITDGAQVEVVEGLAAGDAVLQFVPGASAVPPGMEGCQEMGGGAVMCMSAK; from the coding sequence ATGTGGCGCAAGTGGATCTTCCCGACCTTGAAGACGGTGCTGGCGGTGGTGATCGCGGTCGCCTTGGTGAAGCTCGCGTTCTTCCCCGACCAGCCTGCGGTCGAGGCTTCGATCACTCCGGGCGGCACGGTCTCCGAGCCCGAGTTCGTCGTGGCCGAGGGGTCGATCGTGAACGACGTCGTGCTGACGGGCACGGTGAACGCCGATGCGGCGGTCGCAGTGAAGGCCGCGGGTACGGGCGTGGTCGACGAGGTGTTCATCGCGCAGGGTTCGCAGGTCGCCGCCGGCGACAAGATCTACGACATCAAGGTGGAGGATCCGGTCGAGGAGGCCGTGGTCGCCCCGGTCCAGCCGGGCCCCGACGGGCAGCTGCCGGCGGTGCAGGCGCCGGCCGGGCCGAGCTACCATTTCGAGCCGGTGCTGGCGCCGGCCGCCGGCGTCCTGACGGCGCTGGACGTGATCCCGGGCCAGCCCGTGTCGACGGGGGAGGTGTCGGGTCAGGTGGCGCCGCCGTCGTTCAACGTGTCGGCGTCGCTCAGCCCCGAGCAGCAGTACCGGCTGACGGATCGCCCGGGCGAGGCGAACGTCGTCATCGCCGGCGGCCCGGCGCCGTTCACCTGCACGGACCTGGCGATCTCGACGCCGCTCGCCGGTCAGGGCGGCGGAGCCGGCTCGGCGGACGGCGCGGCCGAGGCGGGCGGGGGAACGACGGTGAGCTGCCGGGTGCCGGCCGAGGTGCAGGTGTTCGCCGGTCTGTCGGCGCAGGTGACGATCGCGGCCGGCCGGGCCGAGGGGGTGCTCGTGGTGCCGACGACGGCCGTCGAGGGCGGGGCGGAGTCGGGGGTGGTCTGGCTGGTGGATGCCGCGGGCGGCGAGCCCGTCGAACAGCCCGTGAAGCTCGGCATCACCGACGGCGCACAGGTCGAGGTCGTCGAGGGGCTGGCGGCCGGGGACGCGGTCCTGCAGTTCGTTCCGGGCGCCTCGGCGGTGCCGCCGGGCATGGAGGGCTGCCAGGAGATGGGCGGCGGCGCGGTCATGTGCATGAGCGCGAAGTGA